One genomic region from Cardiobacteriaceae bacterium TAE3-ERU3 encodes:
- the ubiG gene encoding bifunctional 2-polyprenyl-6-hydroxyphenol methylase/3-demethylubiquinol 3-O-methyltransferase UbiG: protein MSQQAAISSFNQHGHAFWDKKGPYRTLHEINPTRLKLIERYVNLQGAQILDIGCGGGVLSEAMAKRGAQVTGIDLSPSVLDAAREHAAEEQVNVTYRQCDSTQLAKEGQTWQHITCMEMLEHVVDPAAVIKDIAALLKPNGYAFFSTLNRTKKSYLAAIVAAEYLTRLVPRGTHDHNWFITPAELSNMIEHAGLKVSGLYGMDYHPLIKSAHLSRNLDVNYFLVAQKVA, encoded by the coding sequence ATGTCGCAACAAGCCGCGATTTCATCTTTTAATCAGCACGGTCATGCTTTTTGGGATAAAAAAGGCCCTTACCGTACCCTGCACGAAATCAACCCGACTCGTCTCAAGCTGATCGAGCGCTACGTTAACCTGCAAGGTGCGCAAATCCTCGACATTGGCTGTGGCGGCGGCGTACTCAGTGAGGCAATGGCCAAGCGCGGTGCACAAGTGACCGGCATTGATCTCAGCCCCAGCGTACTTGACGCTGCACGCGAACACGCAGCCGAGGAGCAAGTCAACGTCACCTATCGTCAATGTGACAGCACGCAACTCGCCAAAGAAGGGCAAACTTGGCAACACATCACCTGCATGGAAATGCTCGAGCATGTCGTCGATCCCGCAGCGGTCATTAAAGACATTGCCGCCTTACTCAAGCCCAACGGCTATGCCTTTTTCTCAACCCTGAACCGCACCAAAAAATCTTATCTCGCCGCGATTGTCGCAGCCGAGTATCTCACCCGCCTCGTCCCGCGCGGTACCCACGACCACAACTGGTTCATCACCCCAGCTGAGCTAAGCAATATGATTGAACACGCCGGATTAAAAGTTAGCGGACTTTACGGCATGGACTATCACCCGCTGATCAAAAGTGCCCACCTCAGCCGTAATCTCGACGTCAACT